The following proteins are co-located in the Symphalangus syndactylus isolate Jambi chromosome 21, NHGRI_mSymSyn1-v2.1_pri, whole genome shotgun sequence genome:
- the LOC129471547 gene encoding uncharacterized protein isoform X1, with product MPDSGVRLRPPPTTVEAAHSYRGPSVQQIGKCCGRRRWVLRAQASRGVEGLSPPTGGSWRGAANSGRPRLPSALDRVCRVSASSLKGPDGPRGPSQPAASSQTLKWEQSLQKGSAFGRPRPARPRGPLIQRPAAPGVRGPAGPLETPMRNELMLDARSLGATAQRKTGPESRDSDIAQAGVQWLFTGMISLLMSLGVVTCFFSNLGRFASPQATCWSPTSVRLPY from the exons ATGCCTGACTCGGGGGTTCGCCTGCGGCCGCCTCCGACAACCGTGGAAGCCGCACACAGTTACCGCGGGCCCTCGGTGCAGCAAATCGGAAAGTGCTGCGGTCGGCGGCGCTGGGTTCTGAGAGCTCAAGCGAGCAGAGGGGTCGAGGGGCTCTCCCCACCCACAGGAGGCTCTTGGCGGGGCGCAGCCAATTCTGGGCGCCCAAGGCTCCCCTCTGCCCTGGATCGCGTGTGCCGAGTGTCGGCCTCTTCCCTGAAAGGGCCAGACGGACCAAGGGGGCCTTCCCAGCCGGCTGCAAGCTCTCAGACGCTAAAATGGGAACAAAGCTTACAGAAAGGCAGCGCCTTTGGGCGGCCGCGCCCCGCCCGGCCGCGGGGACCACTGATACAGAGGCCTGCTGCGCCTGGTGTGCGCGGCCCGGCCGGGCCTCTGGAAACGCCCATGAGAAATGAGCTCATGCTGGATGCGCGCTCCTTGGGCGCAACTGCCCAGCGCAAAACGGGCCCCGAAAGCAG agacagtgatattgcccaggctggcgtgcagtggctattcacaggcatgatctcACTACTGATGAGCTTGGGAGTTGTGACCTGTTTCTTTTCCAACCTGGGTCGGTTCGCCTCTCCTCAGGCAACCTGCTGGTCGCCCACTTCCGTGAGGTTACCATATTGA
- the LOC129471547 gene encoding uncharacterized protein isoform X2, translating to MPDSGVRLRPPPTTVEAAHSYRGPSVQQIGKCCGRRRWVLRAQASRGVEGLSPPTGGSWRGAANSGRPRLPSALDRVCRVSASSLKGPDGPRGPSQPAASSQTLKWEQSLQKGSAFGRPRPARPRGPLIQRPAAPGVRGPAGPLETPMRNELMLDARSLGATAQRKTGPESRVSLCPPGWSAAASTSRVQGILLPQPPK from the exons ATGCCTGACTCGGGGGTTCGCCTGCGGCCGCCTCCGACAACCGTGGAAGCCGCACACAGTTACCGCGGGCCCTCGGTGCAGCAAATCGGAAAGTGCTGCGGTCGGCGGCGCTGGGTTCTGAGAGCTCAAGCGAGCAGAGGGGTCGAGGGGCTCTCCCCACCCACAGGAGGCTCTTGGCGGGGCGCAGCCAATTCTGGGCGCCCAAGGCTCCCCTCTGCCCTGGATCGCGTGTGCCGAGTGTCGGCCTCTTCCCTGAAAGGGCCAGACGGACCAAGGGGGCCTTCCCAGCCGGCTGCAAGCTCTCAGACGCTAAAATGGGAACAAAGCTTACAGAAAGGCAGCGCCTTTGGGCGGCCGCGCCCCGCCCGGCCGCGGGGACCACTGATACAGAGGCCTGCTGCGCCTGGTGTGCGCGGCCCGGCCGGGCCTCTGGAAACGCCCATGAGAAATGAGCTCATGCTGGATGCGCGCTCCTTGGGCGCAACTGCCCAGCGCAAAACGGGCCCCGAAAGCAG ggtctcactttgtcctccaggctggagtgctgcagcctcaacctcccgggttcaagggatcctgctgcctcagccccccaagtag